The following proteins are encoded in a genomic region of Ctenopharyngodon idella isolate HZGC_01 chromosome 12, HZGC01, whole genome shotgun sequence:
- the kif19 gene encoding kinesin-like protein KIF19 isoform X4 — protein MKDTAESKDQQLTVALRIRPLSDAELEEGATIIAHKVDDQVRGMVVLMDPMEDPDDILRANRSREKTYMFDVAFDYTATQDEVYRSTTKGLIEGLISGYNATVFAYGPTGCGKTYTMLGTDREPGIYVRTLNDLFKAIEETSDDMQYSVSMSYLEIYNEMIRDLLNPSSGFLDLREDSKGEIQVAGITEVSTINAREIMELLVKGNKQRTQEPTAANQTSSRSHAVLQVAVRQQSRCRDILQEVRFARLFMIDLAGSERASQTQNRGQRLKEGAHINRSLLALGNCINALSEKNGNKYVNYRDSKLTRLLKDSLGGNSRTVMIAHISPASLAFEDSRNTLTYADRAKSIRTRVKRNLLNVSYHIAQYTSIISDLRSEIQRLKKKIADQASRQLNPDRTDIRHVQAEVQAHSSQQSRAEMDQLREQLIDAFRQQMDIRKRLMELDNSNMEIQIDTSKHLLTIADWEQERFMRRKKWQGERRKETFNKDESEKDSDSPESLPDSTETQEVAIARENLVTLMTEQKKIQKQKAGLEQRLAELREKARRLEELLPRRVSSEEQREVLCLLCKVHELEIENAEMQSSALLKDNVIRQKNVVVQRFEQHRHLCHEIIQQQRQFIDDHSLLVPPHLQELYEMYMKEMDEKNLDRVVALDKFTIRTLKEGSLPKITLPSRGRDPLQEMDSDQESVRTLGSDNRQGRTKLRRHTLPPILPEPDGDRVFKSSHKQMKNSVVMTPPPIHINGQGNREVSYLLLPSVLDDALRFSHLSHSMSSHLDSSPESSENGTDAPLTPKERQQILRGVQSIAVKAARRRSKVLEIDALRLPPPPSPLDPKKHKSNLSLSEASPKGPVLRRGRQPSPELRHATSDDNLSSSTGDGPAPNGTWTRPRNRQAVKNPAPREQDFEGRRRKRRSRSFEVTGQALSQAKNTSQRFRPLDSTSDPHLHINGHPPAPILRPQHRTQPQLAKARPSHNIHQTGSTADVTSSNLPSHLIKRGPQTRQLQPLLYVTTTGTGGQRTRKH, from the exons ATGGTGGTGTTGATGGACCCTATGGAAGATCCAGATGATATTCTTCGAGCTAATCGGTCCAGAGAGAAGACTTATATGTTTGATGTGGCCTTCGACTATACAGCCACGCAG GACGAGGTGTACAGATCCACCACTAAAGGATTGATTGAAGGTCTCATATCAGGCTACAATGCCACTGTTTTTGCCTACGGACCCACAG GTTGTGGGAAGACTTACACCATGCTGGGAACAGACAGAGAACCTGGTATCTACGTTCGCACATTAAACGACCTATTCAAAGCCATCGAAGAAACCAGCGATGACATGCAGTACAGTGTCTCGATGTCCTACTTGGAG ATCTACAATGAGATGATAAGAGACTTACTGAATCCATCATCTGGGTTCCTGGACTTGAGAGAAGACTCAAAAGGAGAGATACAGGTCGCAGGAATCACAGAGGTCTCCACTATTAATGCAAGAGAG ATCATGGAGTTGTTAGTGAAGGGAAACAAGCAGAGAACTCAAGAGCCGacagcagccaatcagacaTCTTCTCGCTCTCACGCTGTGCTGCAGGTGGCCGTGCGCCAACAGAGTCGATGTCGAGACATCCTGCAGGAAGTGCGATTTGCACGACTCTTCATGATCGATTTAGCAGGATCTGAACGGGCTTCACAG ACACAGAACAGGGGTCAGAGGTTAAAAGAGGGCGCTCATATCAACCGTTCTCTGCTGGCGCTGGGGAACTGCATCAATGCTTTGAGCGAAAAGAATGGCAACAAATACGTCAACTACAGAGACAGCAAGCTCACGCGATTGCTCAAG GATTCTCTGGGAGGAAACAGTCGGACGGTGATGATTGCTCACATAAGCCCTGCATCTCTAGCCTTCGAGGATTCACGAAATACCCTGACTTATGCCGACCGTGCCAAAAGCATCCGCACACGG GTAAAGAGAAACCTGTTGAATGTGTCCTATCACATCGCCCAGTACACCAGCATCATCTCTGACCTGCGCAGCGAGATTCAGCGGCTGAAGAAAAAGATAGCAGACCAGGCCAGTAGACAACTCAACCCGGACAGAACAGACATCCGCCATGTTCAAG CGGAGGTGCAGGCTCACTCTTCTCAGCAGAGCCGGGCTGAGATGGACCAACTGCGGGAGCAGCTGATCGATGCGTTTAGACAGCAGATGGACATCAGGAAGCGTCTTATGGAGCTGGACAACAGCAACATGGAAATCCAGATAGACACATCCAAACACCTGCTGACAATCGCAGA CTGGGAGCAAGAGCGCTTTATGAGAAGAAAGAAGTGGCAGGGGGAGAGAAGGAAGGAGACTTTTAATAAGGATGAAAGCGAAAAAGACTCAGACTCGCCAGAATCTTTGCCTGACAGCACAGAGACACAAGAGGTGGCCATTGCCAGAGAGAACCTCGTCACACTCATGACTGAGCAgaagaaaatacaaaaacagaAG GCTGGATTGGAGCAGCGCCTGGCAGAGCTGAGAGAGAAGGCTCGACGTCTCGAAGAGCTTCTCCCCCGCCGCGTGAGCTCAGAGGAGCAGAGGGAAGTGCTTTGCCTCCTCTGCAAGGTCCACGAGCTTGAGATCGAGAACGCAGAGATGCAGTCCAGCGCGCTGCTCAAGGACAACGTGATCCGACAGAAAAACGTGGTAGTGCAGCGTTTTGAACAGCACAGACACCTCTGCCATGAGATTATACAGCAGCAGCGGCAATTTATCGATG ATCACAGTCTTCTAGTCCCTCCTCATCTTCAAGAGCTGTATGAGATGTACATGAAGGAAATGGATGAGAAGAACTTGGACAGAGTTGTGGCCCTGGATAAGTTCACCATTCGTACTCTTAAG GAGGGTTCCCTGCCCAAGATCACCCTCCCCAGTAGAGGTCGTGACCCCTTGCAGGAGATGGATTCAGACCAAGAGAGTGTTCGCACATTGGGCTCGGACAACAGACAAGGGCGGACAAAACTGAGGAGACACACGCTGCCTCCGATTCTCCCAGAGCCTGATGG AGACCGAGTGTTTAAGAGCAGTCACAAACAGATGAAGAACTCTGTAGTAATGACTCCCCCACCCATTCACATCAATGGCCAGGGCAACAGAGAGGTGAGCTACTTG CTGTTGCCATCTGTCCTGGATGACGCTCTGAGATTCAGCCATCTCAGTCACAGTATGAGCAGCCATCTGGACTCCTCACCTGAGAGCAGCGAGAACGGCACAGATGCCCCTCTGACTCCTAAAG AGAGACAGCAGATTCTAAGAGGCGTGCAGAGCATTGCGGTCAAGGCTGCTCGGCGCCGCTCTAAGGTCCTAGAAATAGATGCCCTGCGATTGCCCCCGCCACCCTCACCCCTAGACCCCAAGAAGCACAAGAGTAACCTGTCTCTGTCTGAGGCGTCCCCTAAAGGCCCAGTGCTACGGCGCGGGAGACAGCCCAGCCCAGAACTACGCCACGCCACCTCTGATGACAACCTGTCCAGCAGCACGGGAGACGGCCCCGCACCCAATGGCACGTGGACGCGGCCACGGAACCGCCAGGCTGTCAAGAACCCCGCCCCACGGGAGCAGGACTTTGAGGGTCGCAGACGCAAGAGACGATCTCGATCATTTGAAGTCACAGGACAAGCC CTGTCTCAGGCGAAGAACACCAGCCAGCGATTTCGTCCCCTTGACAGCACTTCTGATCCCCACCTGCACATTAACGGTCACCCCCCGGCCCCCATCCTGCGTCCCCAACACAGAACCCAACCTCAGCTTGCTAAAGCTCGACCCTCTCACAACATCCACCAAACAG GATCAACAGCAGATGTCACTTCCTCCAACCTGCCCTCACACCTCATTAAGCGTGGCCCCCAAACCAGGCAACTTCAGCCCCTCCTGTACGTCACAACCACTGGAACAGGGGGCCAGCGCACCCGCAAACACTGA
- the kif19 gene encoding kinesin-like protein KIF19 isoform X5 — protein MKDTAESKDQQLTVALRIRPLSDAELEEGATIIAHKVDDQMVVLMDPMEDPDDILRANRSREKTYMFDVAFDYTATQDEVYRSTTKGLIEGLISGYNATVFAYGPTGCGKTYTMLGTDREPGIYVRTLNDLFKAIEETSDDMQYSVSMSYLEIYNEMIRDLLNPSSGFLDLREDSKGEIQVAGITEVSTINAREIMELLVKGNKQRTQEPTAANQTSSRSHAVLQVAVRQQSRCRDILQEVRFARLFMIDLAGSERASQTQNRGQRLKEGAHINRSLLALGNCINALSEKNGNKYVNYRDSKLTRLLKDSLGGNSRTVMIAHISPASLAFEDSRNTLTYADRAKSIRTRVKRNLLNVSYHIAQYTSIISDLRSEIQRLKKKIADQASRQLNPDRTDIRHVQAEVQAHSSQQSRAEMDQLREQLIDAFRQQMDIRKRLMELDNSNMEIQIDTSKHLLTIADWEQERFMRRKKWQGERRKETFNKDESEKDSDSPESLPDSTETQEVAIARENLVTLMTEQKKIQKQKAGLEQRLAELREKARRLEELLPRRVSSEEQREVLCLLCKVHELEIENAEMQSSALLKDNVIRQKNVVVQRFEQHRHLCHEIIQQQRQFIDDHSLLVPPHLQELYEMYMKEMDEKNLDRVVALDKFTIRTLKEGSLPKITLPSRGRDPLQEMDSDQESVRTLGSDNRQGRTKLRRHTLPPILPEPDGDRVFKSSHKQMKNSVVMTPPPIHINGQGNREVSYLLLPSVLDDALRFSHLSHSMSSHLDSSPESSENGTDAPLTPKERQQILRGVQSIAVKAARRRSKVLEIDALRLPPPPSPLDPKKHKSNLSLSEASPKGPVLRRGRQPSPELRHATSDDNLSSSTGDGPAPNGTWTRPRNRQAVKNPAPREQDFEGRRRKRRSRSFEVTGQALSQAKNTSQRFRPLDSTSDPHLHINGHPPAPILRPQHRTQPQLAKARPSHNIHQTGSTADVTSSNLPSHLIKRGPQTRQLQPLLYVTTTGTGGQRTRKH, from the exons ATGGTGGTGTTGATGGACCCTATGGAAGATCCAGATGATATTCTTCGAGCTAATCGGTCCAGAGAGAAGACTTATATGTTTGATGTGGCCTTCGACTATACAGCCACGCAG GACGAGGTGTACAGATCCACCACTAAAGGATTGATTGAAGGTCTCATATCAGGCTACAATGCCACTGTTTTTGCCTACGGACCCACAG GTTGTGGGAAGACTTACACCATGCTGGGAACAGACAGAGAACCTGGTATCTACGTTCGCACATTAAACGACCTATTCAAAGCCATCGAAGAAACCAGCGATGACATGCAGTACAGTGTCTCGATGTCCTACTTGGAG ATCTACAATGAGATGATAAGAGACTTACTGAATCCATCATCTGGGTTCCTGGACTTGAGAGAAGACTCAAAAGGAGAGATACAGGTCGCAGGAATCACAGAGGTCTCCACTATTAATGCAAGAGAG ATCATGGAGTTGTTAGTGAAGGGAAACAAGCAGAGAACTCAAGAGCCGacagcagccaatcagacaTCTTCTCGCTCTCACGCTGTGCTGCAGGTGGCCGTGCGCCAACAGAGTCGATGTCGAGACATCCTGCAGGAAGTGCGATTTGCACGACTCTTCATGATCGATTTAGCAGGATCTGAACGGGCTTCACAG ACACAGAACAGGGGTCAGAGGTTAAAAGAGGGCGCTCATATCAACCGTTCTCTGCTGGCGCTGGGGAACTGCATCAATGCTTTGAGCGAAAAGAATGGCAACAAATACGTCAACTACAGAGACAGCAAGCTCACGCGATTGCTCAAG GATTCTCTGGGAGGAAACAGTCGGACGGTGATGATTGCTCACATAAGCCCTGCATCTCTAGCCTTCGAGGATTCACGAAATACCCTGACTTATGCCGACCGTGCCAAAAGCATCCGCACACGG GTAAAGAGAAACCTGTTGAATGTGTCCTATCACATCGCCCAGTACACCAGCATCATCTCTGACCTGCGCAGCGAGATTCAGCGGCTGAAGAAAAAGATAGCAGACCAGGCCAGTAGACAACTCAACCCGGACAGAACAGACATCCGCCATGTTCAAG CGGAGGTGCAGGCTCACTCTTCTCAGCAGAGCCGGGCTGAGATGGACCAACTGCGGGAGCAGCTGATCGATGCGTTTAGACAGCAGATGGACATCAGGAAGCGTCTTATGGAGCTGGACAACAGCAACATGGAAATCCAGATAGACACATCCAAACACCTGCTGACAATCGCAGA CTGGGAGCAAGAGCGCTTTATGAGAAGAAAGAAGTGGCAGGGGGAGAGAAGGAAGGAGACTTTTAATAAGGATGAAAGCGAAAAAGACTCAGACTCGCCAGAATCTTTGCCTGACAGCACAGAGACACAAGAGGTGGCCATTGCCAGAGAGAACCTCGTCACACTCATGACTGAGCAgaagaaaatacaaaaacagaAG GCTGGATTGGAGCAGCGCCTGGCAGAGCTGAGAGAGAAGGCTCGACGTCTCGAAGAGCTTCTCCCCCGCCGCGTGAGCTCAGAGGAGCAGAGGGAAGTGCTTTGCCTCCTCTGCAAGGTCCACGAGCTTGAGATCGAGAACGCAGAGATGCAGTCCAGCGCGCTGCTCAAGGACAACGTGATCCGACAGAAAAACGTGGTAGTGCAGCGTTTTGAACAGCACAGACACCTCTGCCATGAGATTATACAGCAGCAGCGGCAATTTATCGATG ATCACAGTCTTCTAGTCCCTCCTCATCTTCAAGAGCTGTATGAGATGTACATGAAGGAAATGGATGAGAAGAACTTGGACAGAGTTGTGGCCCTGGATAAGTTCACCATTCGTACTCTTAAG GAGGGTTCCCTGCCCAAGATCACCCTCCCCAGTAGAGGTCGTGACCCCTTGCAGGAGATGGATTCAGACCAAGAGAGTGTTCGCACATTGGGCTCGGACAACAGACAAGGGCGGACAAAACTGAGGAGACACACGCTGCCTCCGATTCTCCCAGAGCCTGATGG AGACCGAGTGTTTAAGAGCAGTCACAAACAGATGAAGAACTCTGTAGTAATGACTCCCCCACCCATTCACATCAATGGCCAGGGCAACAGAGAGGTGAGCTACTTG CTGTTGCCATCTGTCCTGGATGACGCTCTGAGATTCAGCCATCTCAGTCACAGTATGAGCAGCCATCTGGACTCCTCACCTGAGAGCAGCGAGAACGGCACAGATGCCCCTCTGACTCCTAAAG AGAGACAGCAGATTCTAAGAGGCGTGCAGAGCATTGCGGTCAAGGCTGCTCGGCGCCGCTCTAAGGTCCTAGAAATAGATGCCCTGCGATTGCCCCCGCCACCCTCACCCCTAGACCCCAAGAAGCACAAGAGTAACCTGTCTCTGTCTGAGGCGTCCCCTAAAGGCCCAGTGCTACGGCGCGGGAGACAGCCCAGCCCAGAACTACGCCACGCCACCTCTGATGACAACCTGTCCAGCAGCACGGGAGACGGCCCCGCACCCAATGGCACGTGGACGCGGCCACGGAACCGCCAGGCTGTCAAGAACCCCGCCCCACGGGAGCAGGACTTTGAGGGTCGCAGACGCAAGAGACGATCTCGATCATTTGAAGTCACAGGACAAGCC CTGTCTCAGGCGAAGAACACCAGCCAGCGATTTCGTCCCCTTGACAGCACTTCTGATCCCCACCTGCACATTAACGGTCACCCCCCGGCCCCCATCCTGCGTCCCCAACACAGAACCCAACCTCAGCTTGCTAAAGCTCGACCCTCTCACAACATCCACCAAACAG GATCAACAGCAGATGTCACTTCCTCCAACCTGCCCTCACACCTCATTAAGCGTGGCCCCCAAACCAGGCAACTTCAGCCCCTCCTGTACGTCACAACCACTGGAACAGGGGGCCAGCGCACCCGCAAACACTGA
- the kif19 gene encoding kinesin-like protein KIF19 isoform X6 — MKDTAESKDQQLTVALRIRPLSDAELEEGATIIAHKVDDQVRGMVVLMDPMEDPDDILRANRSREKTYMFDVAFDYTATQDEVYRSTTKGLIEGLISGYNATVFAYGPTGCGKTYTMLGTDREPGIYVRTLNDLFKAIEETSDDMQYSVSMSYLEIYNEMIRDLLNPSSGFLDLREDSKGEIQVAGITEVSTINAREIMELLVKGNKQRTQEPTAANQTSSRSHAVLQVAVRQQSRCRDILQEVRFARLFMIDLAGSERASQTQNRGQRLKEGAHINRSLLALGNCINALSEKNGNKYVNYRDSKLTRLLKDSLGGNSRTVMIAHISPASLAFEDSRNTLTYADRAKSIRTRVKRNLLNVSYHIAQYTSIISDLRSEIQRLKKKIADQASRQLNPDRTDIRHVQAEVQAHSSQQSRAEMDQLREQLIDAFRQQMDIRKRLMELDNSNMEIQIDTSKHLLTIADWEQERFMRRKKWQGERRKETFNKDESEKDSDSPESLPDSTETQEVAIARENLVTLMTEQKKIQKQKAGLEQRLAELREKARRLEELLPRRVSSEEQREVLCLLCKVHELEIENAEMQSSALLKDNVIRQKNVVVQRFEQHRHLCHEIIQQQRQFIDDHSLLVPPHLQELYEMYMKEMDEKNLDRVVALDKFTIRTLKEGSLPKITLPSRGRDPLQEMDSDQESVRTLGSDNRQGRTKLRRHTLPPILPEPDGDRVFKSSHKQMKNSVVMTPPPIHINGQGNRELLPSVLDDALRFSHLSHSMSSHLDSSPESSENGTDAPLTPKERQQILRGVQSIAVKAARRRSKVLEIDALRLPPPPSPLDPKKHKSNLSLSEASPKGPVLRRGRQPSPELRHATSDDNLSSSTGDGPAPNGTWTRPRNRQAVKNPAPREQDFEGRRRKRRSRSFEVTGQALSQAKNTSQRFRPLDSTSDPHLHINGHPPAPILRPQHRTQPQLAKARPSHNIHQTGSTADVTSSNLPSHLIKRGPQTRQLQPLLYVTTTGTGGQRTRKH; from the exons ATGGTGGTGTTGATGGACCCTATGGAAGATCCAGATGATATTCTTCGAGCTAATCGGTCCAGAGAGAAGACTTATATGTTTGATGTGGCCTTCGACTATACAGCCACGCAG GACGAGGTGTACAGATCCACCACTAAAGGATTGATTGAAGGTCTCATATCAGGCTACAATGCCACTGTTTTTGCCTACGGACCCACAG GTTGTGGGAAGACTTACACCATGCTGGGAACAGACAGAGAACCTGGTATCTACGTTCGCACATTAAACGACCTATTCAAAGCCATCGAAGAAACCAGCGATGACATGCAGTACAGTGTCTCGATGTCCTACTTGGAG ATCTACAATGAGATGATAAGAGACTTACTGAATCCATCATCTGGGTTCCTGGACTTGAGAGAAGACTCAAAAGGAGAGATACAGGTCGCAGGAATCACAGAGGTCTCCACTATTAATGCAAGAGAG ATCATGGAGTTGTTAGTGAAGGGAAACAAGCAGAGAACTCAAGAGCCGacagcagccaatcagacaTCTTCTCGCTCTCACGCTGTGCTGCAGGTGGCCGTGCGCCAACAGAGTCGATGTCGAGACATCCTGCAGGAAGTGCGATTTGCACGACTCTTCATGATCGATTTAGCAGGATCTGAACGGGCTTCACAG ACACAGAACAGGGGTCAGAGGTTAAAAGAGGGCGCTCATATCAACCGTTCTCTGCTGGCGCTGGGGAACTGCATCAATGCTTTGAGCGAAAAGAATGGCAACAAATACGTCAACTACAGAGACAGCAAGCTCACGCGATTGCTCAAG GATTCTCTGGGAGGAAACAGTCGGACGGTGATGATTGCTCACATAAGCCCTGCATCTCTAGCCTTCGAGGATTCACGAAATACCCTGACTTATGCCGACCGTGCCAAAAGCATCCGCACACGG GTAAAGAGAAACCTGTTGAATGTGTCCTATCACATCGCCCAGTACACCAGCATCATCTCTGACCTGCGCAGCGAGATTCAGCGGCTGAAGAAAAAGATAGCAGACCAGGCCAGTAGACAACTCAACCCGGACAGAACAGACATCCGCCATGTTCAAG CGGAGGTGCAGGCTCACTCTTCTCAGCAGAGCCGGGCTGAGATGGACCAACTGCGGGAGCAGCTGATCGATGCGTTTAGACAGCAGATGGACATCAGGAAGCGTCTTATGGAGCTGGACAACAGCAACATGGAAATCCAGATAGACACATCCAAACACCTGCTGACAATCGCAGA CTGGGAGCAAGAGCGCTTTATGAGAAGAAAGAAGTGGCAGGGGGAGAGAAGGAAGGAGACTTTTAATAAGGATGAAAGCGAAAAAGACTCAGACTCGCCAGAATCTTTGCCTGACAGCACAGAGACACAAGAGGTGGCCATTGCCAGAGAGAACCTCGTCACACTCATGACTGAGCAgaagaaaatacaaaaacagaAG GCTGGATTGGAGCAGCGCCTGGCAGAGCTGAGAGAGAAGGCTCGACGTCTCGAAGAGCTTCTCCCCCGCCGCGTGAGCTCAGAGGAGCAGAGGGAAGTGCTTTGCCTCCTCTGCAAGGTCCACGAGCTTGAGATCGAGAACGCAGAGATGCAGTCCAGCGCGCTGCTCAAGGACAACGTGATCCGACAGAAAAACGTGGTAGTGCAGCGTTTTGAACAGCACAGACACCTCTGCCATGAGATTATACAGCAGCAGCGGCAATTTATCGATG ATCACAGTCTTCTAGTCCCTCCTCATCTTCAAGAGCTGTATGAGATGTACATGAAGGAAATGGATGAGAAGAACTTGGACAGAGTTGTGGCCCTGGATAAGTTCACCATTCGTACTCTTAAG GAGGGTTCCCTGCCCAAGATCACCCTCCCCAGTAGAGGTCGTGACCCCTTGCAGGAGATGGATTCAGACCAAGAGAGTGTTCGCACATTGGGCTCGGACAACAGACAAGGGCGGACAAAACTGAGGAGACACACGCTGCCTCCGATTCTCCCAGAGCCTGATGG AGACCGAGTGTTTAAGAGCAGTCACAAACAGATGAAGAACTCTGTAGTAATGACTCCCCCACCCATTCACATCAATGGCCAGGGCAACAGAGAG CTGTTGCCATCTGTCCTGGATGACGCTCTGAGATTCAGCCATCTCAGTCACAGTATGAGCAGCCATCTGGACTCCTCACCTGAGAGCAGCGAGAACGGCACAGATGCCCCTCTGACTCCTAAAG AGAGACAGCAGATTCTAAGAGGCGTGCAGAGCATTGCGGTCAAGGCTGCTCGGCGCCGCTCTAAGGTCCTAGAAATAGATGCCCTGCGATTGCCCCCGCCACCCTCACCCCTAGACCCCAAGAAGCACAAGAGTAACCTGTCTCTGTCTGAGGCGTCCCCTAAAGGCCCAGTGCTACGGCGCGGGAGACAGCCCAGCCCAGAACTACGCCACGCCACCTCTGATGACAACCTGTCCAGCAGCACGGGAGACGGCCCCGCACCCAATGGCACGTGGACGCGGCCACGGAACCGCCAGGCTGTCAAGAACCCCGCCCCACGGGAGCAGGACTTTGAGGGTCGCAGACGCAAGAGACGATCTCGATCATTTGAAGTCACAGGACAAGCC CTGTCTCAGGCGAAGAACACCAGCCAGCGATTTCGTCCCCTTGACAGCACTTCTGATCCCCACCTGCACATTAACGGTCACCCCCCGGCCCCCATCCTGCGTCCCCAACACAGAACCCAACCTCAGCTTGCTAAAGCTCGACCCTCTCACAACATCCACCAAACAG GATCAACAGCAGATGTCACTTCCTCCAACCTGCCCTCACACCTCATTAAGCGTGGCCCCCAAACCAGGCAACTTCAGCCCCTCCTGTACGTCACAACCACTGGAACAGGGGGCCAGCGCACCCGCAAACACTGA